A stretch of DNA from Rhizobacter sp.:
CGCGCAATCGCTCGCCGCGGCCCGTCCGCAGGCGATCATCTTCATGGCCTTCGGGCCGTCGATGGTGGCGTTCGTGAAGGCTGCGCGTGCACACGTGGGCGTGCCGATCTACGCCGTGTCGATCTCGAACTCGCCGCAGATCCTCAAGGCGCTCGGCGACGAGGCCCGCGGCCTGGCCTTCACGCAGACCGTGCCGTATCCGTTCCGCCAGACCACGCCGCTGACGCGTGACCTCGCTGCGGCGCTGTCGCGGGAGAAGCTGGAGCCGGCCTACGACTACATGTTCGGCTACCTCAACATGCGCATCCTTATCGAAGGCATCCGCCGCGGTGGCAAGCAGGTCACCTCGCAGAGCATCGTGCGGGGCATGGAAAGCATGACCAAGGTGGACCTCGGCGGCTACCCGCTGTCCTATGGCCCCAACAAGCACCACGGCTCGAACTTCGTCGAGATCACCATCGTGGGCCCGGGCGGCCGCTGGATGCGCTGACCCACGCTTCGGCGTGTGGACGAACGGCAGGCTTCGGCCTGCCGTTTTTCATTGGGTCAGACGCTTCCTACTTGCACCGCCAGCCTGCTCCGACTGCGTGCCGCGCCCGCGGCCGGTGGCCGCCTACGTGGGGGCCACCTATCGTTCTCTTCGCGTTTCACTCCATCAGGAGCACACACATGAACAGCAACGATCAGAGCAACCGCCAGAGCGGCGGCAAGGTCCAGGGCGAAGGCGACTACGAAGCCGCGCGCCGCTACGACCAATCGGCCCGTGACTTCGCACAATCGGGCAAGGTCAAGCCGGCGGCCGACCAGTCGGCACCGCGTGACGAGCGCGAAGCCGATGAGATGCAGCGTGCCGAGGAAGCCGGCAAGTCGCGCGCCAAAGGCGAAGACCCGCAGGTGAAGCGGTGAGCGACAAGCGCCAAAGCCGCACCAAGCCGCAGCAAGGCGACACCGACGCGGCGTCGTCAGCGCCCGTGCCGCGCCTGCCGCACGAGCGCGACGAATCGTCCGACGCCCATCGCGACGGCCAGCCGCGCGCGCTCATCCGCAAGGCGCATGACGACCTCGCCGCCGGGCGCGTCGACACCGACCGCGGCACGCCGATGAACGACACCTACCAGCGCCAGAAAGAAGCGCCACAGAAGAAGACATGATCCCGCAGAAGAACCTGAACCACGACCACACCGCTCGCTACCTGGTGCTGCTCAACCAGGATGACGCGACCCGCGCCTTGCTGTTTGCCGAAGACCACCGCTACCTCGCCGAAGTCATCGACGACGATGGCCTCGTGGTCGACAACCTCATGAAAGCCGGAACGGTGTGCGTGGCCCCTCGCGAGGTGGCCGAGCAGGCGGGCTCGGAGGAGCCGAAGCTGCTGTGCTTCGCGCTCGAGGCTTGAGCTCGATGCGTGAAGCGAGGGATGGGAGGGTGACGAGCCTTACCCCCGGCACTGGTTGCAACGCTTAGGGCTGCTTGGTTCCCCACCTGACCCGGTTGGGCGCGCTCCCATGCGGGGAGGCCCGTCGCGGCGGATTGTAGGTGACGCGATGCAGCCGACTTGACCGCAGGGCTGCGTTTTTCTCAGCGCAGTTGCAGTGCGTCGTCGCCGAACTCGATCTTGAGCGGCTCGATCACGAGCTTCTTCGGGCCGGCTTCCACACGGCCCGCGACGATCGCCTTCACCCCTTGCGCTTCGGCGACGGCGACCGTGCGCTCCGCGTCTTCCGCCTTCACGAAGAGCGCGAAGCCCGCGCCCATGTTGAGCGTGCTGTAGGCCTCTTGATCGTCCTGCTTGGCGTGTTGCTGGATGAACTTCAGCACCGGCGTCACCTCGGGCACGGTGTGGATGCGGTAGGTGTGCGTGGCGGGGTGGCGTAGCAGCTTGCGCCAGCCGTGGCCGGTGATGTTGGCGCAGTAGTGCGGTGTGATGCCGGCCTTGTAGAGCGCTTCGGTCACCGGCGAATACAACACCGTGGGTGCGAGCAGCGCTTCGCCATACGTGAGGCCGGGCTGCACTTCGGTGAGGTAGCCCTGCGGCAGGCGCTCGACGAGCTTGCGCGCGAGGCTCAGGCCGTTGGCGTGGATGCCGCTGGAGGCGAGCAGCACGATGGCGTCGCCTGGGGCGAGCTTGTCGCCCACCGAGAGGCGCTCCTTGGGGTTGATGAGGCCGGTGCAGCTGGCGGCGAGGTCGATGCGGCCGTCGGCCACGATGCCGGCGAGTGCCGGGGTTTCGCCGCCGCCCCAGGCGACCTGGCACGTGTCGC
This window harbors:
- a CDS encoding phosphoribosylformylglycinamidine cyclo-ligase is translated as MTSTPAQDTISYEQAGVNYDLIDPLKVAAQRAAKATGAHLAGHGFTEVEASRGESAYVVDVGPFYIASIVECLGSKALVADEMKALTGKSYYDGIAQDTIAMAINDLITVGATPLVVQAYWAAGGSDWFSDAQRAKALVDGWKRACDTCQVAWGGGETPALAGIVADGRIDLAASCTGLINPKERLSVGDKLAPGDAIVLLASSGIHANGLSLARKLVERLPQGYLTEVQPGLTYGEALLAPTVLYSPVTEALYKAGITPHYCANITGHGWRKLLRHPATHTYRIHTVPEVTPVLKFIQQHAKQDDQEAYSTLNMGAGFALFVKAEDAERTVAVAEAQGVKAIVAGRVEAGPKKLVIEPLKIEFGDDALQLR